The following proteins come from a genomic window of Oncorhynchus tshawytscha isolate Ot180627B unplaced genomic scaffold, Otsh_v2.0 Un_contig_17898_pilon_pilon, whole genome shotgun sequence:
- the si:ch211-266a5.12 gene encoding uncharacterized protein si:ch211-266a5.12, whose translation MPSWSSVVQFSLLLVLLLAVMGQDCATSRVQREAQARVCVKDRVSQCVDLAKLQELTQEIQKDFTNTSHDDRILLKTVTFDKIKKHKKYHGCVLLKILDFYREVLQRQDRNYPDLGGLLDEVKECVHPVNICEKLNQEAAGKPVNESKIEEDVELLSKDAAILQLQRLKAASKKVVELSERATLDKAMVELWGLEDYIWGRGLRRN comes from the exons ATGCCCAGTTGGTCCAGTGTGGTCCAGTTCTCTCTGCTGCTAGTTCTCCTTCTGGCTGTTATGGGTCAGGACTGTGCTACTTCCAGGGTCCAGAGGGAGGCCCAGGCCAGGGTGTGTGTGAAGGACAGGGTCTCTCAATGTGTGGACCTGGCCAAACTGCAGGAGCTGACCCAGGAAATCCAGAAAGACTTC ACAAACACGTCTCATGATGACAGAATCCTGTTAAAGACAGTCACCTTTGACAAGATCAAGAAGCACAAGAAG TACCACGGCTGTGTCCTGCTCAAAATCCTGGACTTTTATCGGGAAGTTCTCCAGAGACAAGACAGAAATTATCCTGACCTCGGAGGCCTGCTGGATGAAGTGAAGGAATGCGTTCACCCA GTAAACATCTGTGAAAAGCTAAACCAGGAAGCTGCTGGGAAGCCAGTGAATGAG TCTAAGATAGAGGAAGATGTGGAGCTGCTGTCGAAGGATGCAGCCATACTGCAGCTGCAGAGACTGAAGGCAGCCAGTAAAAAG GTGGTTGAGCTGTCCGAGAGGGCGACTCTGGACAAGGCCATGGTAGAGCTATGGGGTCTGGAGGACTACATTTGGGGGAGGGGCCTCCGCAGGAACTGA